In the Deltaproteobacteria bacterium genome, one interval contains:
- a CDS encoding sulfurtransferase TusA family protein — MSDTKIAPDGLKVARTLDAKGLSCPMPLLRTKKEIEKIKSGEILEILGTDPGSRNDIPGWCSRAGHEYLGEKEDSGFIRFYVKKK; from the coding sequence ATGAGCGACACAAAGATTGCGCCAGACGGACTTAAGGTTGCCCGCACCCTCGATGCAAAAGGGCTAAGCTGTCCCATGCCCTTGCTGCGTACGAAAAAGGAGATCGAGAAGATCAAGTCCGGCGAGATCCTCGAGATCCTCGGGACAGACCCCGGTTCCCGAAACGACATCCCCGGATGGTGCTCACGTGCGGGTCACGAGTACCTAGGAGAGAAAGAAGATTCGGGATTCATCCGCTTCTACGTAAAGAAGAAATAG
- a CDS encoding YeeE/YedE family protein translates to MSTIGEKVNEIYDSFFKKTWSPMTGGILLALLAIFMFAWQRPWGIVGGIRNWADWLFYAVGIFDEEPPHPLYYSSSVMNLGLLAGAWISAVVAREFAFRVPPVLELWKGLIAGIFMGIGSTLAYGCNVGGFYSALHNLAANGLTMMVGLIAGVIVGLKYLYWEMEHLSPGPAGPTFLGNIPPVFGILGIFGLIAWAYAYGYSDMEDAELMAGYLLIGAGIGFVFHRSRLCMVNGFREPFMTGEAAMGKAVAVSVILGTIGIAIMKYMELRPEDAYVVPAFWWGSLVGGFIFGAAMVVAGGCGSGSLWRVAEGQIKLWVVIISFALTNSLMRYWFEETGFMEKLGQPVYLPDIFGYGGSIFIVIAVMLIWYIVIDWNEESNKFVIEM, encoded by the coding sequence ATGAGCACCATCGGAGAGAAGGTCAACGAGATCTACGATTCCTTTTTCAAGAAGACATGGTCTCCTATGACGGGTGGGATCCTGCTCGCCCTTCTTGCGATCTTCATGTTCGCATGGCAACGTCCATGGGGAATCGTCGGTGGGATCAGGAACTGGGCCGACTGGCTCTTTTATGCGGTCGGAATATTTGATGAGGAACCGCCACACCCGCTTTACTACTCCTCTTCCGTCATGAACCTAGGGCTTCTGGCAGGTGCATGGATATCCGCAGTCGTGGCCCGTGAATTCGCCTTTCGCGTACCACCGGTCCTTGAACTCTGGAAAGGGCTCATCGCCGGCATATTCATGGGTATCGGCTCGACACTTGCCTACGGGTGCAACGTGGGCGGGTTCTACAGCGCCCTCCACAACCTCGCCGCAAACGGCCTCACCATGATGGTCGGCCTCATCGCCGGTGTCATAGTCGGGCTCAAATACCTATACTGGGAGATGGAGCACCTCAGCCCCGGCCCTGCAGGGCCGACATTTCTCGGCAACATCCCGCCTGTATTTGGCATCCTCGGCATATTTGGACTCATTGCATGGGCCTATGCCTACGGATATTCCGATATGGAAGACGCGGAACTCATGGCCGGATATCTTTTGATCGGGGCTGGAATCGGCTTTGTCTTTCACCGAAGCCGGCTCTGCATGGTGAACGGCTTCCGCGAACCCTTCATGACGGGTGAGGCCGCCATGGGCAAGGCCGTGGCTGTCAGCGTCATCCTCGGGACAATCGGTATCGCCATCATGAAATACATGGAGCTTCGACCCGAAGACGCCTATGTCGTTCCCGCGTTCTGGTGGGGTTCCCTTGTGGGAGGCTTCATCTTCGGGGCGGCCATGGTGGTTGCGGGCGGATGCGGAAGCGGCTCCCTCTGGCGCGTGGCCGAGGGCCAGATAAAGCTCTGGGTCGTGATCATCTCCTTTGCCTTGACCAACTCCCTCATGCGCTACTGGTTCGAGGAGACAGGATTCATGGAAAAGCTCGGTCAGCCCGTATATCTGCCGGACATCTTCGGATACGGGGGCTCTATCTTTATTGTAATAGCCGTCATGCTCATCTGGTACATCGTCATCGACTGGAACGAGGAATCTAACAAATTTGTCATAGAAATGTAG